TCGATCCATTTCTCAATCTTAGGCGGTCGATAAGCCGCCAAGCGATCAAGCATCGCGATCGGCTCAGTCTCGACCAGCAGCATCCCGCGATGCTGACTGCGAAGAAATCGTTCATCGACGGCGTGATCGAGGAACGCGAGCATTTGTGTGTAATAGCCGCCGACGTTGAGCAATCCGCAGGGCTTCGTATGCTCGCCGAGTTGCGACCACGTGAGCACTTCGAAGAATTCGTCGAGCGTGCCGAGCGCACCGGGCATCGCGATGAACCCGTCGGCCAGATCGGCCATCGCCGCCTTGCGCTCATGCATCGAGCGCACGACGCGCAGATCGGGCAATCCGCGATGCGCCACTTCGTACTTCACCAGCGACTCCGGAATCACGCCGACCACGTCGCCACCAGCCTGCAGCACCGCGTCGGCGATAGCACCCATCAGGCCCACGCTCGCGCCGCCGTACACGAGGCCAATCCCGCGCGCGGCCATCGCACGCCCAAGATTCACCGCCGCATCGATGTATTCCGGTGTGCGGCCCGGACTCGATCCGCAAAACACGCAGACGCGCTTCAACTCCACGAAAATCTCTCAGGTCTTGGTCGTGCCCGGCTCGAGCTCGACGCCGCACGGCACCAGCACTCGCACCACCATGTTGTAGAAGGCTACGTTCTGCACGAGTTCCATCAGGCGGCGCGTATCGAGAAAATTTTTGAGCGCATTCCAGGTTTGATCGGTGACGCGAACGTTGCTCGTCGCCTCGACCGCATAGCGCATCACGGCGCGTTCTTCATCGCTGAAGAGCGGCGATTTCTCGAAGTCGGCGAGCGCCTCGAGTTTTTCGCGCGCAACACCAACTCGGCGCGCGAGATTCCAATGATGCACAAATTCGTACTGCGCATCAGCCAGCCGTCCGACCGTGAGCAGCGCCAACTCGCGCAACTTCGGATCGAGCTCGGTGCCGTTCCGGAGTTCGCCGCCGAGCGCAAGGAAGCGCCGCAGCAGGTTCGGCGTATGCGCCAGCGTGCGGAAGATATTGCCCACGACGCCGCCGCGCTCGCGCGCCAGGTTCTCGAAAATTTCGCGGTCGCCCTCGGCCAAATCCTCAAGATTCAAATACGGTACTCGCGCCGCCATCGCTGAGCCTCCTGCCGCTTAGATGATGCTTACATGGCGACACTAAACGAGCGATCGCAAAGTTCGCAAGCGCGCAAAAAGAAAAGCGGCGATGCGCTATCCCGCACCGCCGCTCGTGAGATCATTGGATTCCGTGTGCGGCTACGCGAACAGCATCTCGGACATCGCGCCGCCCGGCGGAATCATCGGCATCACCGCTTCTTCCTTCGGGATCACGACGTCGATCAGCACCGGCCCCGGCGTCGCGAACGCTTCCCTCATCGTGGCGACGAGGTCCTTCGACTTCTCGACACGAAAGCCGTGCGCGCCGTATGCATCCGCGAGTTTGACGAAGTTCGGCACCGACATCGTGGAGTAGGAATAGCGCTCGGCGTAGAACTTCTCCTGCCACTGGCGCACCATCCCCAGGACATAATTGTTCAGGATGATCACCTTGATATCGACGCCGTACTGCACCGCGGTGCCGAGTTCCTGGATGTTCATCTGGATCGAGCCGTCGCCCGACACCACGACCACCTTCTTGTCCGGCGCCGCGAAGGTCGCACCGATTCCCGCCGGCAGCCCGTAGCCCATCGTGCCGAGTCCGCCCGAGGTCAGCCACGAGCGCGGATGCTCGAACGGGAACATCTGCGCCACCCACATCTGATGCTGCCCCACGTCGGTCGCGACAATGCAGTCGCCCTTCGTGATGTTATGCATCTCGGCGATCACGTCATGCGGCGACACGTCCTCGCCATGTTTGCCATTCTCGTAGAGTGGTTTCTCCTTCTTCCACTGGAGAATCTGCTGATGCCATTTCGACCACGCCACCCGCCGCCGCGCGATACTCTCCCGATTCTTGATCAAGGAGAGCATATCGCCGAGCACCGACTTGATATCGCCGACGATCGGAATATCGACCCGCACATTCTTCGAAATCGACGACGGATCGATGTCGATATGAATGATGGTTTCGGCCTTGGGCGCGAACTCGGAGATTTTTCCGGTCACGCGATCGTCGAAGCGCGCGCCGACCGCGATCAGGCAATCGGTGTTGCACACCGCGGTGTTGGTGCCATACGAACCGTGCATCCCGAGCATCCCGAGCCGCAGCGAATCCGACGCCGGATACGATCCGAGTCCCATCAGCGTTTCGGTGACGGGAATCCCGAGTCCGTGAATCAGTTCGCGCAGTTCGGGCGCCGCGCCGGACCATTGCACGCCGCCGCCCACATAAAATAAGGGAGTCGAACTTTTTTCGATCGCTTCGATCGCGCGCTCGATCTGCCGCGGATTGCCGCGAATCGTCGGCTTGTAGCCGCGCAACTCGATCTTGTCGGGATACTTGAAGACGTGCTCCGCCATCTGCACGTCCTTCGGCAAATCCACCACCACCGGCCCGGGCCGCCCGGTGCCGGCGATATAAAATGCTTCCTTGATAATTCGTGCGACGTCCTTGACGTTCTTCACGAGGAAATTGTGCTTGGTGCAGGGCCGCGTGATGCCGACGAAATCGACTTCCTGAAATGCGTCGTTGCCGATCATCGCGGTCGAGACCTGTCCCGACAGTACGACCATCGGCGTCGAATCCATGTACGCGTCGGCGATCCCCGTGACCGCGTTGGTCGCGCCCGGCCCCGACGTCACGATCACGACTCCCGGCCGTCCGCTGACGCGCGCATAGCCCTCGGCCATGTGCGTCGCGCCTTGCTCGTGGCGGACCAGTACGTGCTTGATCGGCGAGTCCAGCAGCGCGTCGTAGGTCGGCAGGATCGCACCGCCGGGATAGCCGAAGATGGTGTCCACGCCTTCGGCGATCAAGCTCTCGATAACGATTTGTGCTCCCGTCAGTTTTTTCATTATTTGACCGGCTTCCATGGCCGAATTGAGCCTTCCAAGGTACACCAAGCGCCGATAGCGGCACAACTTATGCCCCGCGATGCTCGCCTGGATCAGTCAGCTAAGCTTGCTCGATGAAAATCCGGATTCTCGAGCGCGCTCAGATCATCCCGCTCCCGCTCGACGAGACGTTTCGCTTCTTCTCCGATGCGCGCAATCTGGAACGACTGACGCCGCGATTTCTGAACTTCAAATTTCTATCGACGCCGCCCGAGGTGATGCAGACGGGCACAATCATCGACTATCAGATCAGGCTGTGCGGCGTGCCAGTCCATTGGTGCACGCGGATCGAGGCGGTCGAACCGCCGCATCGATTCGTTGACGTGCAGGACAAAGGTCCGTACCGATTCTGGCGTCATACCCACACGTTCAGGGACGCCGGCAACGGCACGACGGAAATAAAGGATCGCGTCGAGTATGCGATGCCGCTCGGGCCGCTCGGCGAATTCGCGCATCGATTGTTCGTCGCGCGGAGCTTGCAGCAGATTTTTGATTTTCGGAGCCGCGAACTCGTCGCGATCATGCTCGCGGACCGCATCACCCAATCGATGCCCTAATCCGCGCCTCGCTTCATACTTGCGCCCGCCGAGGACCGGGCGACCTTCTGTCATTCCCGCGCGTGGCTGCCGCGCGAGGAATCCCGGCTCCGATTAAGCATCGCGGTTGTTCGACACGCTTGAGCGATCGCACAACCTCTGCGTCAAACTCTTTGTCATTCTGAGCGTAACGAAGAATCCCGGATCTTTTTCGGGGCTTTTGTTCACGCGCCGACTGCACCCTCACCCGCCTTGTCGCTAACGCGCTTCGGCGGCCTCTCCCGCAACGAAGCGGGCGAGGCAAATTCGCGCCAACTCTAAGACAAGCGAGGAATCCCGGATCCTTTGCTGTGTCCCACGTGGTTTAGGGTTCCCCGTGGCACAGGCTTTAGCCTGTGCGTCTCCTGCGATCAGAATGACAACGCTTGCCGCGTTCGCTCGCTGCTGAAATTCATAAACCTCAGTAGTGCGATGGCGGAGCGAAAACACCGCCGCCAAGCTCCGACGACGTCACCTCGAAGTTCTGGCCTAGCGCAGCGAACATCCCGTGAATCGTCATCGTCTGTCCGGGTTCGATTTTATCGAAGACGTTGGCATCCACGCCAGTGACCTTGAAGTTGGGACGGTACTGGCGGACGAGTTGCCAAACGTCGGGCCATCGAATCCGATTGTTCGGATCGTCCACGTAGGCGTCCTTCAGGATGAACTTGTAGATCTTGGCGCCGACACCCATCGTGACGACCTGCTTGTTGCCGTAGATTTCGCCAGGCCCCGGCTTCTCGACGATTACCGTCGTCGGCAGCGGCATCCCCATCATGCCGAATTGCGCTTGCGCCGCGGACGCGAGCACGATCGCGCACGTCACCACGATCGCGGCGAGAAAATTCTTTGATGCTGGGATCCTCATAATGCCGCTCCGATGGCTCCTGCCTCAAATCATAGGTGCCGCGTCCATCGCCAGGCAAACTACATTTTTTGCGAGCGTAGCTTGGTCAGGCCAATCGGACCGGAGGCTCGCGCGCGTGAGTACGCCGCTATGCCAGACTGCGTTCCTCGCCGTCGCGGCTCGCGATTGAATCCGCTCGCGACATGTCCCTGATGCGCGCCTGAAAATGTGCCGATGAATTCGGCGGGGTCGAGGCCTCGTCTCGCGCGAGGTGGCGGAAGCATCCGAAAAAATCGACGAAATCCTGCCGGCTGCCTCTCACCCGCAGGAGCCCCTCTTCAACTGCGCGTTCGGGACTGAGCTCTCCCCGCGCGACCAGGGTCCAACTTTCCGCGCCGCAATAGATCGTCAAATCCGGCTCCGCCAGATTGC
The sequence above is a segment of the Candidatus Binatus sp. genome. Coding sequences within it:
- a CDS encoding TIGR00730 family Rossman fold protein yields the protein MKRVCVFCGSSPGRTPEYIDAAVNLGRAMAARGIGLVYGGASVGLMGAIADAVLQAGGDVVGVIPESLVKYEVAHRGLPDLRVVRSMHERKAAMADLADGFIAMPGALGTLDEFFEVLTWSQLGEHTKPCGLLNVGGYYTQMLAFLDHAVDERFLRSQHRGMLLVETEPIAMLDRLAAYRPPKIEKWIDRSAT
- a CDS encoding carboxymuconolactone decarboxylase family protein, which gives rise to MAARVPYLNLEDLAEGDREIFENLARERGGVVGNIFRTLAHTPNLLRRFLALGGELRNGTELDPKLRELALLTVGRLADAQYEFVHHWNLARRVGVAREKLEALADFEKSPLFSDEERAVMRYAVEATSNVRVTDQTWNALKNFLDTRRLMELVQNVAFYNMVVRVLVPCGVELEPGTTKT
- the ilvB gene encoding biosynthetic-type acetolactate synthase large subunit, which gives rise to MKKLTGAQIVIESLIAEGVDTIFGYPGGAILPTYDALLDSPIKHVLVRHEQGATHMAEGYARVSGRPGVVIVTSGPGATNAVTGIADAYMDSTPMVVLSGQVSTAMIGNDAFQEVDFVGITRPCTKHNFLVKNVKDVARIIKEAFYIAGTGRPGPVVVDLPKDVQMAEHVFKYPDKIELRGYKPTIRGNPRQIERAIEAIEKSSTPLFYVGGGVQWSGAAPELRELIHGLGIPVTETLMGLGSYPASDSLRLGMLGMHGSYGTNTAVCNTDCLIAVGARFDDRVTGKISEFAPKAETIIHIDIDPSSISKNVRVDIPIVGDIKSVLGDMLSLIKNRESIARRRVAWSKWHQQILQWKKEKPLYENGKHGEDVSPHDVIAEMHNITKGDCIVATDVGQHQMWVAQMFPFEHPRSWLTSGGLGTMGYGLPAGIGATFAAPDKKVVVVSGDGSIQMNIQELGTAVQYGVDIKVIILNNYVLGMVRQWQEKFYAERYSYSTMSVPNFVKLADAYGAHGFRVEKSKDLVATMREAFATPGPVLIDVVIPKEEAVMPMIPPGGAMSEMLFA
- a CDS encoding SRPBCC family protein, translated to MKIRILERAQIIPLPLDETFRFFSDARNLERLTPRFLNFKFLSTPPEVMQTGTIIDYQIRLCGVPVHWCTRIEAVEPPHRFVDVQDKGPYRFWRHTHTFRDAGNGTTEIKDRVEYAMPLGPLGEFAHRLFVARSLQQIFDFRSRELVAIMLADRITQSMP